In the Vitis vinifera cultivar Pinot Noir 40024 chromosome 2, ASM3070453v1 genome, one interval contains:
- the LOC100248203 gene encoding bifunctional nitrilase/nitrile hydratase NIT4B — translation MSSTVRATVVQASSIFYDTPATLDKAERFLKEAAALGSQLVVFPEAFIGGYPRGYNFADRSPRGKESFRKYHASAINVPGPEVDRLASMAAKYRVYLVTGVIEREGYTLYCTVLFFDPKGNYLGKHRKLMPTYWERLVWGFGDCSTTPVYDTPYGKLGSVICWENRMPLLRTAMYGKGIEIYCAPTADSGDTWVATMRHVAIEGGCYVLSPIQFCRRKDYPPPPEYLYSPTEEDVTPDSIVWAGGSVIISPHGEILAGPNYEGEGLFTADLDVRGEIPKAKFQFDVVGHYSRADVLSLTVNNRPLLPVTFTSSPSKIKDDDETDECKYI, via the exons ATGTCTTCAACTGTTAGAGCCACCGTTGTTCAAGCTTCTAGTATCTTTTATGATACTCCTGCCACTCTAG ATAAGGCTGAGAGGTTTTTGAAAGAAGCAGCTGCACTGGGATCCCAACTGGTTGTGTTTCCTGAAGCATTTATCGGTGGGTATCCCCGAGGATATAACTTCGCTGACCGGTCGCCAAGAGGGAAAGAAAGTTTCCGCAAGTACCATGCTTCTGCCATTAATGTTCCGG GACCTGAAGTTGATAGATTGGCATCAATGGCTGCGAAATACAGAGTCTACTTAGTGACAGGTGTTATTGAGAGAGAGGGATACACATTGTATTGCACTGTTCTCTTCTTTGATCCTAAAGGTAATTACCTTGGAAAACATAGGAAACTCATGCCAACATATTGGGAGCGGCTCGTCTGGGGTTTCGGAGATTGCTCGACAACTCCAGTTTATGACACTCCATATGGAAAACTTGGTTCGGTCATTTGTTGGGAAAATAGAATGCCGCTTCTAAGGACAGCAATGTATGGCAAAG GTATTGAGATATATTGTGCTCCTACTGCCGATTCCGGGGATACATGGGTAGCTACAATGAGACACGTTGCTATTGAGGGTGGATGCTATGTTCTTTCACCCATCCAGTTCTGTCGGAGGAAAGATTACCCACCTCCACCTGAGTATCTTTACAGTCCTACAGAAGAAGATGTCACTCCAGATTCCATTGTTTGGGCAGGAGGTAGTGTCATCATTTCGCCCCATGGCGAAATTCTAGCAGGACCGAATTATGAAGGAGAAGGCCTCTTCACAGCTGATCTTG ATGTTCGTGGAGAGATTCCTAAAGCAAAGTTCCAGTTCGATGTGGTAGGACATTATTCGAGAGCTGATGTGCTAAGCCTCACAGTGAACAATCGTCCACTGCTTCCTGTTACTTTCACATCCTCACCATCTAAAATCAAAGACGATGATGAGACGGATGaatgcaaatatatataa